GAAGAGCTGTGGCGCGTGGCTGCGGAAACGGTGGAATTGCTGGAGGAAAAATGGAAAGATGAGTTGGGGATATCCGGAAGCGCTTTCCGCGCAGAGAAGGCGCCGGATTTTGCAAAACCGGTTAATAAAAGGAAAAGCTTTTATATGAACAGCGGAATCTGCTACAATTTTTCTTTTGACTCCTTCCCGGCGGAAGAAGGGGCAGATGCCTGTGATATCGTTTTTTCGTTTCAGGCTGTCCGGTCAGATTTTTCGGATGCGGAAAAATAACAGGAACAGTGATCTGATGGCTGGGCGGTGATGATTTTCCAGGCGGTCCATAGCATATAAAAAGCCGCAGAATATAAAAAGGCTGCCGCATTTTCGTGCGGCAGCCGCGTTTTATTTTTTGGATTTTGCAGCCTTGCCGGATTTTGCCGGAGCTGCAGTTTTCTCTTCTGTTTTGTCTTTCCTGAAGCGGGCGAACAGTCCCTTTTTCTTTTTCGGCGGGGTCTCCAGCGGACCGCGCACGCCGCGCACCTCGGTTATGTAAATACCGCTTACGGTGGCTTTTACTTCTTTTTTCACCGGAATCAGATCAAAAATCTTGGCGTCTGCCACCAGCGTCATCACACGGGGACCGACCTTTGCCTTTACGATCGGAAGCTTTGTCCGGCGCATCAGCTTCGGCGTCTGGTCAATGACCATCTGGGGAAGACCGGATTCTTTGATTTTCATCATCTTTTTATCTATAATCAGCATGGAGACGGTCTGTTTCATTGCCTCCATCTGTTCCTGTTGCGCTGCCTGTTTTTTCTGTGCTTTTCTGCCGAAGAAATATAGTACGCCGAGAATGACGACTAATACCAGCAGAATGATCAAAAGAATGTTAAATACTGACATTTTTCTCCTCCTCAAAAGTTTGCTTTTTTTATTTTAGCATCCTTTTTTTAAAAGTGCAATAATCTTTCGCAATCCTGTGAAAAATCTGTGATAGTAATTGATTTTCGGGGAAATTTATGTTAGAGTGGCAGATAGGGAGTTGTACAGTTGTGCATTTTGTGGAGGAGCTATGAGCAGAAACAGGTACGAAAGGGGAGATTCTGGCGAAAGGCGGACCAGGCGCCGGGAAAGAGGCGTAGAAGCTGGCCCGGAAAGAACAGGCCAGGGAAGAGACGGATATGGTGATGCCGGCCAGGGAAGAACAGACTACGGTGACGCCAGCCAGAGAAGGACAGACTACGGTGACGCCAGCCAGGGAAGAACAGACTACGGTGATACCGGACGAAGAAGAGCAAAGCGCGATGATGGCAGACCGGAAAGAACAGAGCGCGGCAGACGCCGGAAGAAAAAAAGAGGCGGAGCGGCGGCAACTGTTATTTTAATCCTGTTGATTTTCATCGTGGCAGCAGGTATTATATTAGTGGCGTCCGACTGGCTTGGATTTGAAATTCCGTTTTTAAAGGCGGGAGTAAATCAGACGCTGGAGCAGGCGGAGGAGCTTGCGGCATCATACGATTACGACGGAGCTATTGCGACGCTGCAGAGCAATGAAAAGTACAGTACAAGCACGCAGCTTCAGGAGGCGGCGGCAGAGTACGAAAGCGCAAAGTCTGCGATGGAGACGGCGATAGACGGGGTGATTGCATCCGCGGAGGAGCTTGCGGCGTCATATGATTATCAGGGTGGCGCCGACCTTATAAAAGCAAGCCCGTATTACAGCGCGAGCAGTGTGCTGCAGTCTCTGGCGGCGCAGTATGAGGAATCGGAAAAGCATAAAAATGATATTGATGAAGGGACTCTTGCGGAGGCGGAGACGCTGGCGGCGATGTACGATTATGACGGGGCGATTGAGCTCCTGAAAGGGATGAACGCTTACCAGACGAATCAGGTTCTCCAGGAAAAGGTGCAGGAGTATGAGACGGCGAAGGCGGCGTGCGTGGCAATCAATCCGGAGGAAGTCACCCATATCTTCTATCATTCCCTGATCGTGGACCCGTCGAAAGCATTTGTCGAGGGGGACCCGGCGTATGCGGGCATGATGCAGTGGATGACGACCATTTCGGAGTTTGATAAAATCACGCAGTCGATGTATGACCGCGGATATGTGCTGGTAAGTATTTACGATCTGTTCACGAAGACGACGGCGGAGGACGGCACTGTTACGATTTCCCCGAACCAGATTTATCTGCCGGAGGGGAAAAAGGCGTATGTGCTGTCGCTGGATGACCTCAGCTATTATCATACGTATGATAATCATGGGATTGCGTCGAAGGTGGTGCTGGATGAGGAAGGAAAGCCGACCTGTGAATATATCCAGGATGACGGTACAGTCGTATACGGCGATTACGATGCGGTTCCGAGGCTGGATGCGTTTATTGAGGAGCATCCGGATGCCTGCTACCGCGGTGCGCGCGGCATTATTGCCCTGACGGGTTACAACGGGATTCTGGGCTATCGCACGGATGGCGTTTACAGCGCGGAGCATAATACCAACAGCGATATTTACTATGCGGATGAATTGCAGCTTAAATGGCTGGAGGAGCATCCCGACTTCGACTGGGAGCAGGAATGTGAAGAGGCGAAGAAGGTCGCGGAGGCGATGAAAGCGGACGGCTGGACATTCGCCAGCCACACCTGGGGGCATAAGAAGGTGGGCGAAGTGGAATATGACCGGCTGGTTCTGGATACGGAGCGCTGGATGCAGTATGTATCGCCGCTGATTGGCGGGACCGACGCTATTATCTTTGCGCACGGGGAGGACCTTTCTCCTACCGGAACCTACGATTCATCAAACGCGAAATACGTGTATCTGAAGAGCCAGGGATTTGACGTTTACTGCAACGTGGATTCTTCGCAGTACACAACTGCGGTGACCTCCGAATACTTCCATCAGGGAAGAAGAAATCTGGATGGCTACCGGATTTACCAGGATACGATTTCGGATAATCCAATGACGGCGGATTTGTTTGATGCGTCAGAGGTACTTGACCCGGAGCGTCCGGGACCGGTACCGGATTTATAAAGTCCTGCATCCCGGATGGGTTTTAAAAAATTCCGGAGGGGCACAAAGCACGCGGAAGGCGTGCGGGTACAGACGCCGGATAGAATTATGATATGATACGGTCTGACCGTTCATATAGGCAGACAGAAATGCCTGTCGGGGGAAAACAATGTGTGGAATAAAAAGAGAGGATAGGTAATTATTATGAAAAGGAAAGCAGTAGTAGCACTTTTAGCCAGTGTAGCACTGGTCGCAGCTGGATGCGGTTCTACGCAGAACGAGACGGAGGCTCCGACGGAAGCACAGACTACCGAGGCGGTTGCGGAGACGGAAGCGGCAGAGGAAGAAACCACCGAGGCGGCATCTGAGGAGGAGACTACCGAAGCAGCAGAAGAGGAGACGACGGAAGCAGCGGAAGAAGAAACCACCGAAGCAGCATCTGAGGAGGAGACTACCGAAGCAGCAGAAGAAGAGACAACAGAAGCAGCAACCGAGGAAGAGACGACGGAAGCAGCAACTGAGGAAGAGACAACGGAAGAAGCAACCACGGAAGAAGCGACAACCGAGGAAGAAACCACCGAGGCAGAAACTGAGGAAGAGACAACGGAAGAAGCGACAACCGAGGAAGAAACAACGGAAGAAGCGACAACCGAGGAAGAGACAACGGAAGAAGCAACAACCGAGGAAGAGACAACGGAAGAAGCAACAACCGAGGAAGAGACAACGGAAGAAGCAACAACCGAAGAAGAGACCACCGAGGCAGAAACCGAGGAGGAAATCACGGAAGCAGTAACCGAAGAAGCGACCACCGAAGCAGAAACTGAGGAGGAAACCACGGAAGCAGCAACCGAGGAAGAAACCACCGAAGCGGCATCGGAAGAAGAAACGACAGAGGCAGGCGAGGAATCCTCTGAGGATGCATCTGAGGAGACCACAGAGAGCGAGACAGAAGCTTTCCTGGAAATGCCGGAATATGTAGCGCTGGATTACATCACGCTTGGCGAGTACACCGGTCTGGAGATTCCGAAGGATCCGGTAGAAGTCAGCGACGAAGAAGTACAGGCTATGATTGATACCGAAACCGTTCAGACACTGACAGAAGGCACGGTAGAAGAGGGCGATACAGTAAACATTGATTATGTCGGAGAACTGGACGGCGAAGAATTTGACGGCGGTTCCGCTGAAGGCTATTCTCTGGAAATCGGTTCCGGCACCTTTATCGACGGCTTTGAGGATGGTCTTATCGGCGTAGCGGTAGGCGAGACGACAGATCTGGACCTGACCTTCCCGGAGAATTATCACAGTGAGGACCTGGCAGGCAAGGAAGTGGTATTCCATGTAACGGTAAATTCCCTGCAGCGTGTTCCGGAGCTGACCGACGAAGTAGCGGCAGAGGTAGCGGACGGTATGACAGCGGAAGAGTACAAAGCAAGCGTGCGCGAGGAGCTTGAGGAATCCGCAGCCGTACAGCAGGATAACCTTGCAAGACAGGATCTTCTGACAGCGGTTATCGACAACGCGACAGTAAACGGCTATCCGACCGAGTACCTTGAGTACAATATGGAAATGACCAGGAGAAACTATACGTCGATGGCGGAAATGTACGGCATGACGTATGAAGAGCTGATTGAAGCTTATGGGATGACGGAAGAGACCTTCACGGCAGAGATGGAGGAACAGCTCAAGACCGTTCTCCCGCAGGAAATGGTACTGCTGGCAATCGCAGAAACCGAGGATATCGAGCTGAGCGACGAGGAATATACGGACGGACTTGCTGAGCTTATCGCTTCACTGGAAGAGCAGGGCGTGACCGTTACCGCGGAAGAGCTGGAAGAAGAGTACGGCGTGAATTACCTCAGCAAATCTCTGCTGCTGGATAAGGTGATGGAGTTCCTGGTAGAGAACAACACCTTTGTTGAGGAAAGCGCAGACGCTGAGGAAACTGAGACGGAAGCAGAGAGCGAGACCGCAGCTGAGGCAGAGGACGAGACAGAGGCGGATACAGCAGAGGAAACAGACACTGAGACGGAAACGGAAACAGAGACAGAGACAGAAAGCGAATCTGAGACTGAGACCGAAACAGAAACAGAAACAGAAGCGTAAGAGAAAAGCAGGTATCTGCCTGCGGATAAGGAATGACAGCGTCAGAAGCTGCTGTATAAGGCAGATTTAAGGTGCAGTGTACGATGAGGGCATCGCAAAATCATCAAATAAGATGATGGAGCGATGCCCTCGTTTTGTATGTAAAAAAATCTTTTGAATGTTGACAATTAATATTTTGAAAACAAAAGAGCAACATGAGAAAAATAAAAGATTGTTATATTGCTTTCAACAGATTACGGAAAAAGTAATCAGGAAAGCAGGTTTGTCTGAAAATACTTTTGTCCCACATGCTATCTGCTCCTTGGAATTATGAAGGTTTACTGGCTTACAAAAAATTTCATGAAGTTAGCCCCGGAAAAAAGCAGGCGTCTGCAAAAGATTTCTGAGAAAAAGCTGAGGAGAATATACGGGGTACAGTTTATTGTCTTGTCAATTATTCTTGGCGGGGCAGTGATCCTTTTAGTCAATCTGGAAGGAGGAAAGGAATATCCGGGATATATGATTTATGTGGCAGCAGGATATTCATTTATAAAGGTTGTTTTGGCCGTTTCCAATATGATCAGGGAAAGAAAACAGGAGGTGAGAACCTGGTTGATTATACGGGATATCGGACTGGTAGATGCACTGATGTCTGTTCTGACATTGCAGACCGCTATGTTTGCAGCATTTGCAGTAGATGACAGAAATTTTCCGTTGAAGATGAATGACGTTACAGGGGCGGTGGTCAGCTTGATTATTTTGGGTATCGGGATCAGTTATCAGAGCTGACAAGGCTGCAGAGGAATTTTGAGGACTGTCTTGACCAGATGCTTTATTAATTACGAAGGGCTAAACAATGGTTAAAAACTAATAAAACAGAAACGTAAATAAAACAATACATAAAAATACAGATGGTAAAGTAATGGCATCAATGAGAAAGGAGGAAGGAGGATACCGAATCGTATCCGTATAAAAAAATAAAACAAAAGAGAAATTGGAAGTTTACAGTTTTTAATGAAACTCCCCACTTAGGGAGAAATACATAAGCGAAAGGGATAAAAAACAATGGCGATAAAAGAAAATGTAGAAGTATTT
This is a stretch of genomic DNA from Marvinbryantia formatexigens DSM 14469. It encodes these proteins:
- the tig gene encoding trigger factor, yielding MKRKAVVALLASVALVAAGCGSTQNETEAPTEAQTTEAVAETEAAEEETTEAASEEETTEAAEEETTEAAEEETTEAASEEETTEAAEEETTEAATEEETTEAATEEETTEEATTEEATTEEETTEAETEEETTEEATTEEETTEEATTEEETTEEATTEEETTEEATTEEETTEEATTEEETTEAETEEEITEAVTEEATTEAETEEETTEAATEEETTEAASEEETTEAGEESSEDASEETTESETEAFLEMPEYVALDYITLGEYTGLEIPKDPVEVSDEEVQAMIDTETVQTLTEGTVEEGDTVNIDYVGELDGEEFDGGSAEGYSLEIGSGTFIDGFEDGLIGVAVGETTDLDLTFPENYHSEDLAGKEVVFHVTVNSLQRVPELTDEVAAEVADGMTAEEYKASVREELEESAAVQQDNLARQDLLTAVIDNATVNGYPTEYLEYNMEMTRRNYTSMAEMYGMTYEELIEAYGMTEETFTAEMEEQLKTVLPQEMVLLAIAETEDIELSDEEYTDGLAELIASLEEQGVTVTAEELEEEYGVNYLSKSLLLDKVMEFLVENNTFVEESADAEETETEAESETAAEAEDETEADTAEETDTETETETETETESESETETETETETEA